From Malaya genurostris strain Urasoe2022 chromosome 2, Malgen_1.1, whole genome shotgun sequence:
ggaaccgcatagcatatatttttatcgatttggcatctaatgaatattgatatttgaaacttgactattttttgatgaaaaaacaatcataactttttactggtagctcatatgaaaaagcttggttcagCCCAATTGTGCGCTATAATTAATTCAACAGCTCttttgaagacaacttttccatataacgtttcacaaaaaagttagaacaaaaaagtgattttccaggagccaccctacttttgctcgggaaaattgatgtaactcggtcaaatgaaaCGCTAGAGAGGTGCCCTTTTTcgtcaaagttgctcaaaataaaatttcctacaactttattggaCTGtacaatcatttttgagttcaattaagaaagttagatttcagatttcaatcttaataaggaccaccctagtaactttttttcatcaaaaggaacgGCATTTGAATTCAAATAACTTTTGTAAAGACGCGAACTACAAAGAACtactatttaatagtgaaaatatttttgtcacgctaatttcccattTCGGTCAGATTTTGAACATCCACAGCTCAACCAATTCTGAATACATTTCTAAGCATAAACTCGAACAAATAAATCTATATGTTTCAGATAATAGAAATTTCAACTAATAACGAGTAATTTCTAATTTTTCCTGTTTTTTAAACAATCATCATGGTTTCCCCTAACAGAAATGATTGGTATAAATAAGTTAACGGTTTTCATAAGAATTTCGCTCTTCAATGAATGAAAATACCTTCACAAAAAAATGAGAATCAGTATCGAACCGACTtacactctgtgcggttcgtaATTAGGTGAAGGAGGTTACTGTGCACATCAGCGAGCGAACCTTCTACGGATTTATTTTATGCTTCGTTCGCTTTGCACGAGAGGCAAATGTGTATGTATTTAAGGAAAGCTTTTTCACCAAACAAGCAATATTTCTAGGCAGTTGGTGTAGTGCAATCGGACATCGGTTGAGCTGTAGATGTTCATCATCTGACCACTGCTTGtacggttttattttttcgtattttgaattcgcaCCCCAAAATAGAAACTAAAAATAGTTCGCCTAGATACAAAAAAATCTATATGGAGAACAAAAAACTGATGCCTAAATACCAAAACTAATTTCCGCAGTGGTTTTGACAATAgttgtcctacgtcaacagttcgagcAGCCTCATAGTACtctatagggcactggtcttacaagccagttgcggtatgttcgagccccgacctggaaggattcgtagtgactGGAatttaataccaaggctttgtagGTGCAATGCAACATGTTCAACATCTGACCACTGCTAGTACGGTtttatttttcgtattttgaattcgcaTCTCAAAATAGGAACCAAAAACAGTTCACCTAGATACAAATAAGTCCAAATGGAGCACAATATACTGTTGCCTAAATACCAAAACTAATTTTTGCAATGATTTTGACTGTAGTTGTCACGTCAACAGTTAAAACAATAGTACTGTCtcttgaagttttttttccataatgtatgtaaatgataatttgtatttgtagtGTTTTCAGGTGAGTTCCAAAATTGACCAGACAACgttttgttagaaaaaaaaccttcggCAACGGTCGAAACGTTGGACAGTACTCTTATTGAAATTCGACGTGACGTAACTTCTGTTGGAAAACTCCTCTCATTGGGAAGTATTCACGTAATTCATGAACTCTGGTAGTCGTGGAAAAGGTTCATGCACTTATTTCGGAGGACCCTAGACAATCATTGCGGAAATTGGCGATTGAGCGTTCCTCGCTGTGTTAGAAGAACATTCCCTTGACTCTTCAGAAGCATTATTTTTGGACACAATATCTGGTACTCGAGGAGTTAAAATATTTCTGTCGGCGAATACCGCTCTTCGAATTTTTAGTTAATGACTATTTACTAGATGTCTCTAAATTACAAGAACGCCAATGGcggaaaattcaaattgaaatttctcCGGATTTAAACGCCACACCCTGTACATAGAAAAACGCTTAATTtggttagaaaaataaaaaatcgccCGTTCTTTTTAGGTTCCAGTGTAGCGTGCCTGGTTAAGAAACAGTACCGTTTTTGTTCTAGAAATTGTTAAACATTATTGAAAAGCGAATGTTTAGGGGATTTTCAAAGAGAGAGAGTTTAATAACTTGGTAACGATACTTAGAAAATCAGCCGAAACGATAAGTCTTTGTCTAAATAACGgcgttttgatttttcaatcgaatTCCATATGTATTCTTAAGagaaaagactgtcccagaaagtatggactcaaccaaaaaccgctgccattttgcaatggttcagaatctgtcaatttttaagaCTGCGTCCtggtgtttacactcttctctaaccacttgtgcagttgtttattcgttttcattagttcgtttcgaaatgcgtgaactttcagcagaaaaacgtcgaaaaattgtgtacaaatggtgcacagaacgcggactgtcactgagaaagatagaaaaaatagaaggagtaagtgaaaaagccgtgcgaaatgcaatcaggaagttcggtgaggataacacctttgaggataaaccgaatacGGGTCGAAaacaaggtcctgctaaccctcagttggataaacgtatactaacGGCGTTCGAGCAATAGAAGgatgtttcagttcgggatgtggccaaaaaagtgggcacttcgaagtcaaatgttcgtcgtgctaaagaacgtttgaatcttcgaacctataagaagcagaaacaaccaaaacgtagtccgaaacaagaagcatcgattaggccgagggttcgaaagctgtacaatacgattcttgctagaaatttgagctgcataatcatggacgacggaacctacgtgaaactcgattacaaatccttgtcgggccaacaatattatacggtgcgagaagggcaagtgttaaaccagtccgagacatcgattgaagtcgaaaagttttgtaagaaaactatggtctggcaagcaatttgtagctgcggtaagatttcgaaacccttcatcaccactgcttcaatgaacagcgaaatatacatcaaggaatgtttacaaaaacgacttctactcatgattcgaagccacaaggatcctgttgtcttctggccagatcttgcttcttgacactactcgaaatcaacggtagaatggtatactaccaaaaatgtaactttcgtcccaaaagacatgaatccaccgaattgcccacaatttcgaccaattgaggagtttTTGACATTAACAAaatcacatcttaggaaacatgtctcggcagccgaaaccattcaacagttcgaaaaagattggaaaaaagtgtcaaaacttatcgccaagaagtctgtacggaatttaatgaggaacgttcgcaagaaggtgcgccagctagtctacaatggctaagtagcaaatgttgagaataatattctgttgatgtagtctaatattatcagtatatcgaataaaattttaatatctaacacttgtgaattatttacagcgaattcaaagtgcgtccatactttctgggacagtcacaTTTCGTATCACATTTCTCCAATGCGCCTTTGTTCAGAATAAGGTCGGATATTTGGCTCTGATAACAGAAACGGAATTACCATCCTAGTCCTGGTCGTATCGAAAAATGACTGGGCTATCACGAAGAGCAAACTTGCAGCAATGCTGAAAATGTGTACTAAAATGGCATTTATTAGGCTCCATTGAATCCACACGATGAATTCAAACGTACCGCAAACAGTGGTCAAACGAATTTTTACataggtaaaatcaaataaattattcatcttTTCATCAGCTAGGCtgacagtgatttttttttatcaggtaTCATTTTAATGATTCATTGTTCGTTTTGTCTCGCTTGGTTAGCCAATTATGAACTATCTATATCAGCTCGGCAATAGCATATGAATGATGTAAAACAAAACAACTAAATGACAGATGGTGATTTGACATAACATTTAAATTAATTGAACGAAGTTCATAAGGGCTTCCTATTCCAGGAACCCGGAAATGGCAGAAATGTtaaatcactttttttcgatCTCCACAGTTCTCATTATGTGTGCAATTTTTATGCGAGAAATACCGCTAGAAGTTACCGGCATCCTACCAAATCTGATAACATCTTTCGGTGGAGGTGCCCCATTAGCAGTGACAGGAATCTACAGCTACCTGACCGTTTGCACAAACGAGAAAGATCGCACATTCCGATTCGCCTGTGCCGCAGTAGTGATTGCGATTGTACCCATCGTAGCCAACTTTTTCAGCGGATTTCTGTACAAATTGCTAGGTTTTGTCAGTGAGTTTGAGTTCGACAACAGTAAACCGTAATTGACAACTTATCGTATGATTATTTTGCTCTTATTCCAGAACTTTGCATGATGTGTATCTTGTCAGATTTAATAGGATTGCTGTATGGACTGTTCATCCTGAAAGAACCCGTCAAGGTTGTGCCCTCTACGGAAGCTGCAGACGACAgtaaaaacaaaacacacaTCCAGCCAGATTCGAACTATTCCAAATCACTGGGTAAACTGTTTGATCTAACATTGATAGTCGATTGCTTTAGAATGGTCACAAGGAAACGCAATTTCAATCTCCGAACCATATTGGTTTTCACACTGGTAGTATATTTCATAAATCACGGCGCTTTCGGTGATTtcgaaaccgctgccattttggCGTATTTGAAGTTCAACTGGATTACACATCTCGGCACGTGGATTTCGTACGATTTGCTGACCACTCTGCTGGGTACTTTGCTGGCGATGGGGGTGCTGAGTAAGCGGTACGGTGTTCCTGATTTTCTCATCTGTGTGTTTTCGGTGTGCTTCACTCTGATCGCAAAACCAATTATGGTAAAGTGCATTAAACACATTATggttattaaaatattcaaagcGTGCATTCCCTAACCTTTTTACTCCGACATTTGTGGATTTCCTTTCGGCTGTCAGGCGTATGCAGTGAGTGCAGTAAAACCCTACCTGTACTATGTGGCAACGTCGATCGATGTGTTCGAGGGAAGCAAAACGGTGGCCATTCGCAGTATCGTCTCAAAGCTGGTGGAGCAGGACGAAATCGGTAAGTAATTAGCGTGATGAGTAGAGAGCGCAAACAGCACACAAAAAAAACGTTGCAGTCCATTAATCAACTCATTTCATCTCCTTTTCTGGATTGTGAATTCGCATCCCATCATCGCATGGCTTGGCTACTGGCTTACCGTGGATCCGTTATTAGGAAAAATGCTAGCCCTCATGGGAATTGTCGATTCCGCCCAGGTGGTGATATTTCCAACACTCTACAGTGCAGTGTATCTGAAGAGTCAGGCGTTTTTCATTGGCACTGTGTTTCTGGTGAGCGAAGCATTCCTTCTGCTTTCGCTAGGATTTTATCTGTGAGTATGTTTTAGTTCGGACCTCCGTCTCATGATTACGTCCCATTGACAAATTCGTTTCAACTTATAGTTGaggtgattgaaaaaaaaactaacatgaTGATCAATTTCTGACAAACTATTTAAACTATATGTACCTCAGTAAATTAGTAAAAGTTCGAAAAACGTCTGTGTATTAGAAGTGTATAAATATTCTCTTTTCTAGGTACCTATACTTGTTATACAAGAGATCTGAAAGATTAAAGACAACCCTCACAAAAGAAGGTGTGGATAACCCTGCAGTAGAAATAACATCATTGTAATTTGTAATTAAGTAATAAATTTACCGTCGTATTTTTCCTGTAAAATTATATCTTACTCTTACTCCTTCAGTCAGGGTCTCTACTGTCGTCTCTATTCTAATCAATTCACGGCTTACCTTACATAGATACATAAATAGTCCAGTCCCGAAATTATCCGGTTAGAATTAGCTaagcaatttttccaattgaaatgaagtttttggTCATTTTGTGAGCATATCATTATCAGCTAAAATAGTGTCACGGCAGCCactgaaagtatggacgcacgtagttttctgtgaaaataatacacaagtgttggatatttaattttttttagatacaCTGCTAATATTAGACTAGCTGGCGTATCTCTTGGCGAACTTTTTTCATTAGATTCAGCACAGACGAAAGATGTTGATACTTTTTCCAATCCTTTTTAAACTGTTAAATATTTTCGGTTGCTAAGACATGATTCCTAAAATGTGTCAATGTTCAAAAACCTATGATTGCTCGAATTTGCGGGCAAACTTGTAGGGGTTCATATCTTTTGAAACGAAAGTAACATTTTATACTATTCTACCGTTGGTTTTGCAAAATTGCAAGACAAATTATAAAGCCTGCAGACACTAGGATCCTTGTTGTTTCGAATCATAAGTAGAagccgtttttacctttttttataaatataaaaaataggtatagaattcgctcaaactttcgaaaaattttctgaggcccggagggccgaatgttatataccaatcgattcagctcgacgaactgagcaaatgtccgtgtgtgtgtgtgtatgtgtgtgtgtgtatatgtatgtgtgttgtcaactaagaggtcgagatctcagagatggctggaccgattttgatcaaactagtcgcaaatgaaaggtcttcccgtcacccagaacgctattaaatggttttgagatcggatgtttactttttgagttatacaaagttttatgtcaaaattttcagttttttgacagtatatgtcacatttgaccttgaaaacagaatatgttttcagacttagattccgcacggcaatacctatccaacaagccatagattgttaaaatccgtccttttttaacggagatatcgcaatttttgtgtaagcgacttttccccctattccagcagtagaagttttgagcgctgtatggcaaataaatgcttgggagcaacgtaaaacacgattttcatactgttacatacaattgtttctaagtaccaaaaagactgtgtacagcatcctttttcatgacattttacctcggaccgattttagcacggttcgtttttggcaacataatcgttcgaatatgacatatataaatcaGATgatagcattttcgagttgaaagcaattccataattatattgttttaagctacttagagcaataaatgctggaagaacataacaccaatataccattcgaatcagttcgtcgagatcagctgcgcgtgtgataataatttcaaaataaaaaatttcactcaatttttttcggagatgactcaactgtTTTCTACTAACTCAGatccatatgaaaagtcgtatgcttctaaacaaggttcctgaattatgtttggttccaatctctggttccggaactacaggatgatatgtgaaacgaaattaccgatctaagattcaaatgaaatctaagaatcatccaagatttaaatgaaaagttttaatattctatgaaacatcttgcttttcagtcagatccaacttccgattttggagatacagggtaattagtataaaaatgtctatttcacataaattaatcaggtttatcgggttagcagatttggatagtcgataatcaaataaacttatttcagttttagtgatatttagttttcgattcggaaggcacccaaaaattttttctcaaagatatttacactgattttcaaacattttgaaacaaatgtaaactatacagctactcatgtgaatttatctgacttcggcaacaccgattttagaattccggtttcaggatcgaatcgtttctcaaagttcaatcgttttctcaaaaatgccaaatcgaatttcagaaacaaaaattaaatattaaataaacttatagccccatacaaaattaatgaattttatccaattctgacttccgattctggaattacaggatgatgaatttttaaaattcaaaccgatatggaagatgacaatcccgaaaagcttcaaagttggactcaaaactattgcaatttattcgtcatatggccatacgaatcggtttgggttatgctggttcttgaataccggtcctggaagtaccttaaattaccgtaaactctaaagtggaacttacttcgacatatcatggattgttacacttttagattcaaattcgatccgatttgcagtttctacATTACAGAGAaaagagtgattaaaatctcaaattgttgcttaaaacgacggtcattaaaataatgtcatgaaaactgaaaaaccgaagaatattcatgccaaaaacacatgcggattgataaaaaaaggtatcatctcactgctaggtggattaaacacgttttttttatatatcatttgatgcatcccgatcagatgcacataacaatatcataacacaagtatatcaactgttgatatgtataacaatttgtgttattttgagatatttaacaaatgaaaacagttgaaggttgaagcttatgataacaatataataacaaaataagttatgatgttttatttccatttgaaagactcatgataacgttcattaatttaaaaaatgagttctttctatgctttatatcgaaatataatgatcaggatttcaaaaaactaaaagaaaaatCCAGATCACTTGATCAATAattcatttaatgaaaaaaatcattcaacaattttggattgaaacgatgcttaaAGTTGACTGTGATATAgtgtttctgtgttaaatttgctaactGATTTATTGCAACTATTGTTTtatatttctgctttcggacttctgtagttatatcaaattcaataataattgtgatacgaacatttcaaaatctgttacgattttgttctcgCTAGAGctattttgttatgatttttgttattttaacagcttaccagccaacaatatttctaaatttgttacaaaatatttctgaaataaattactccagttgttataattctgttattttcATCTGATCAGATATTTCGCAGTTGTAATACATAGCTGCGAAAACTGACCACAGCCACAAACAGCTTAccaaaccataacttttttaccGAATGTTTAGACTTTAATCGGTGCACAGTAGggaaaaattgaccaaaaacgacCATTTTTTCggaagcacttttttggtgtaaaatggccagtaaaatcatttttacgtatttagaaggaccgcacgaaacgcttccATGTTCAATTTGCCCCAAGATCCATTTTCGTACTGTACTGTTCAATCTTAGCTATATAATATAAAACCAAagtacttgcagaagagcgaatagagtatttctgatgtaaaaaacAGATTGATTGCAcatagttttaatgacagcagcCAACTCTTTGtaccattttaccccatttattttctagttataatattcagatgaaatatgatctacaatccaaaagcagatccaatacgatctatcaatattggttcatattacttacaaaacatctgtgattcaATAAAGTACAATTGGAGTGAAAGCAGTAGCcaatttaacccactttaccctaattTATTTCAAACCAATGATACGattgttatattattattattattattattatattttcttccgcattccgaaaggaggctgattacggttgatgaaaatcgatccaTATTATGAAGAAAGACCTAAAAAGAAGATCACAAATgggttcaatgaccgcacgaacctTGTTATacagttttaccccaatttatgtcATAAGACGtacttctggttaaactttctttcgtttACCGGAAGAAGGCTGATTACGGTTgattaaaatcgattgatattacaaagAAAGGCCTATAAGtaagattacaaatagattcaatgaccgcacgaattttgttataccgttttaccccaatttttttCGTAAGTCATATtcttggttaaactttctttcgcataccgaatggaggctgattgcggttaatTAAAATCGAATGATATTACGGAGAAAGCCCTAAAAAGTAGAGTACAAATAGGTTCAATAACCTCACGAATCTTGTCTCGGACTAGTTTATACTAGCTAATATTGTGGACCCAACATTGGCTTGTTATTGGATTTCGCGTATCGtatacgccttcagtatactttttttttacaatccattttcggtttatcctcaaaggcgtTATCTTCACCTAACATTCTGATCGCTTCTCGTACGGCTCTATCATTTACTTCTTTCATTTTTGTTAACTTTCTCAGACACAGTCCGGGTTATGGAAACTATTTGTGCACAATATTTCCACCATATTCTGTTGAAAGACCATTTTGAAACATACTGCTACACAAGTTGTGAAAATGAACGAAAATTGCTGCCCTTTTGTaacaattgagaaaaaaattgttacaaaaaggcagtgattttcgactgcgtccATAATTTGGATCCATACGTTTTTCATGAATTAGAATAAACTCACCAATAAAAATGTCAATAATAAAAGAAATCGCTTATTTTGATTTCTcacaactttagaaaaaatcttAACAATGAATCCGTATAGAAGTTGACTTTTCATTTctaaatacactaaggtcttttctTATGCgatcgtttttttatgcggttgttttatgcgactttttatgcgaattttcatagttatacggttttcttttatgcggttttttatgcgaattttcagagttatgcagtttttatttatgcggtttttttatgcgttacgtaaactcgcataaaaaaagacttcggtGTATTGCATTACATTCTCAGTGTTCAAAACTAAAAATCCCCCCAGATTCGAGCAcaaacccgcttgtgaggaattctgacaAGCGTcggaaggctggctgcattccggcagctgtcaacattgtccaggcgaaattacgTCATTACCTCGCCGCacttgtcttgtttatttctctcttccttcttttttctattttttattcgacttcatttgatattcgtaaaTCCCGCATgtccatacaaaaaacgaatcttgaagacgtaaatgagattgaaatatgggtatgtttgatagtgagaaagcaatgttattggcaataacattttatataattagtatatatgaagggcaataactgattgtctttcatatgtactttttattgaaaaaataaaaccaagacgctaaaacTGTAGAACCgactcaaaacggttctgccaatcttgtatggcaagaatccgacagaaacagaaccgataataattgctaggcgaaattctctgccgggaacggttgttgcattgttgccagacttttgccggaattctggcagaactccggcaaaaatggctggcagacatagccagccgtctggggggaaatatGCCctccgcgtacaagtgggaacCACCGCACCCAGCTTTTCATTTTCTTATTCATAATATAAAAACAGTTCAAATTCGCCTAGTGGCTTAATGTGGCCTTTATTACAAGTTTTGCATTACTATGAGAAATCCATGTCTGAAACATTTTGAAGTCATTTTATTCACTACTTTCAATGGctccagaatcggaaatcggaaacCAGTAAGGGCcgaagtgagtttatttgatcATCGATGAAGGGAATATATAAATCTGATGCAGTCGGCATTAGAAACCCTATTTTAGGGCTACCTATCAcaaagaattatttttttaagccCATAATTCAATGCCTTCTAAAAACATATACTCATGAAACAAAAAAGTGGAAGGTATTAATAAAACACGTTCCGGAATCTTCCAAGAACTTTAACTAATACATTTCAATCGAGATAGTGTGAACAATTTgaaaagatttgaaaaaagACGTTTCATGTTCCACATGTTCGGTGGGAAACTTACAAATGACTTAACGACATTGAAAACCTAGAACTCTTAATTCGAACTgaataatgttattttctaccattgagatgtttggttttaatttaaaaaaatattggtgctatcggtttgcaaatcacttctacttcCAGCCTTTTTAGAGAAATCGATGTTGCGTTTCAGAATTGTTGGACCGGAATTCTCGGAGCTTCCGAAATCAGATATCAAGAACCGATGACCTCATAAAACTTAGATTAGACACTAACTGGCAAATTAAAACCATTTGATGTATATTTTGGTAGATTTAGTCTCTTTTTACATTTAGCCAACATTGTTCAATCAATAACTCtgaaaccgaaagtcagatccatgtaaaattcaaaagcagTCAGTGCTGTAGGAATTCATTTCAATCTACAGCTGGAACCATATTCGATGAAATCATGTTACGTTTTCGTTACAAACACGATAATTGAaaagaattggggtaaaacagtATAACATGACTCATGAGATCATGGAATTTATTCGTAATCTACTTTTTAAGGTTTTATACGTTGCATAAACCGATTTTGGACAACCGCCATCAGCCTTCTGCCGGAATTCGGAAGAAAGTTCAACTAAAGAAACGGATTATGAaaagaattggggtaaaacgggttgctGTAGCCTCTGGCGTAATATGGTAAATTTATGGTAGGTTGTATTTGACCTTCATCAAGATTGTAGATCAGAACTCAACTTAAAACTCAGCTTATGGGAAAATTGGGATAAAACGGTATAACGTAAGCCTTATCTTGAAACCTATCTGTAATCTAATTTGTGAAGTTCCATACGAATCATAGAACCATTTTGATTAACTAT
This genomic window contains:
- the LOC131429137 gene encoding uncharacterized protein LOC131429137, which encodes MTDIENDRSRWFQQLRTYITVEPVVIFFILGVVSSTGLKVFEYEKACATKLNVDLRICESFAELEDNNICENLESSISTSELSYTKEDLHHENYNTKNDTQKLEFNQAVCSAKTAATNEVAFLNSYRSIITGIVQAIVLIFAGSWSDRVELRKPCLLIPVAADIISFCVLIMCAIFMREIPLEVTGILPNLITSFGGGAPLAVTGIYSYLTVCTNEKDRTFRFACAAVVIAIVPIVANFFSGFLYKLLGFVKLCMMCILSDLIGLLYGLFILKEPVKVVPSTEAADDSKNKTHIQPDSNYSKSLGKLFDLTLIVDCFRMVTRKRNFNLRTILVFTLVVYFINHGAFGDFETAAILAYLKFNWITHLGTWISYDLLTTLLGTLLAMGVLSKRYGVPDFLICVFSVCFTLIAKPIMAYAVSAVKPYLYYVATSIDVFEGSKTVAIRSIVSKLVEQDEIGKMLALMGIVDSAQVVIFPTLYSAVYLKSQAFFIGTVFLVSEAFLLLSLGFYLYLYLLYKRSERLKTTLTKEGVDNPAVEITSL